From a region of the Andrena cerasifolii isolate SP2316 chromosome 13, iyAndCera1_principal, whole genome shotgun sequence genome:
- the Apolpp gene encoding retinoid- and fatty-acid binding glycoprotein apolipophorin isoform X1, translated as MGHPPRLAGTALACLFLLFAVAESAEKCKIGCHGMHPSKAYQEGHTYTYNLEGLSVTSVTAAQGDATLNLAATVELSIKPDCVHQLRLKNVQLNGAPPSTPDVEQYAVQFNYHGGHIDTELCSEPGDSQASLNIKRAVVSMFQSAVMQDSGSTIHHETDVMGACPTDFTFHKEGDSLIVRKTRNLGQCAYRESINQDLISASTDTAAGIKSSPLLASQQEVEQRFKRGVLKKAVSKEVYKLRPFSNGNAGAKTVVETTLTLKDIKSDTPTAPVSEPKSIIFEAPHPVLKSSADTISKALKAAKEEVAGGVKPNAASKFADLVKVLRLSTKNDILSVYQKVRAGAGFDKGDQKLLLDALFRAGSGEAAEVAVELINNKEVSGVQSLLFYASLALVRHVNLPSVTAVTSLLDQPNLPRLGYLGVGQVIGKYCQDHPCENVAEVKEAVHKIREKVGNGKSKTREQENLIISALRALGNTQFMDDATLQKLANIGADKNVRNRVRVAAIEALPTRCSMKWKNVMFKVLGDKNEDSEVRIKTYLSLVACACPHVANNLKEVLDKESVNQVGSFIQSHLKNLRASTDPNKQDAKNQLGLIKPRTKFPEDFRKFSFNNELSYKIDAFGLGSSVDSNVIYSQNSFVPRSANLNVTMELFGRNMNFLELSSRVENLDRVLEHFFGPKGKVWEYDVEDIMEDGPSAASKLGKYIKDRYEKSVRGKREVKQGELDKFAKNVHLRGNEVDENLDLDLSVKVFGVELAYLSYEGDTDKLNPEALVDNIFNNIDKGFKMAKNLNYNLENYLQFLDAELIYPTSLGSALTLGVTGTSAVQVKTNGNLDIAAILRDPKNAAIRVALEPSVSVTIVGNMVVRGLGAESGMKIVSTLHTATSTDVSVTVLNGKGVDVNFGIPKKKHEVISVSSEVLLSSGPKGQYEAPKFGKGKEHSDCFEQFSSILGLTVCGEFSFPYENLATIQQKPLFPLSGPAKFAVTVENNDVTSYHFKVHLNTDDPNKRSFEILLDTPNSRTNRHVSMILEAGLVPNMYAKASLNSPIKKASIEATLKNTPQERTLTIQALHDRDEYYGRVGVLASGSKYKPVLEYKVPEHVEKLATAKTGLQAGQQYSVQGTVDVSDYEGGQKFELDKVALVVSGQKLLVIDGSLIWTPKALAVDTNLGYADKNLALKVDGKKLGDCHYALTVEAVPSTDANIGFNLKWELKREANEMNHKLVFTHGPDLNSETNRLSLEQNAVYKLDPKDLRLSTSNELKYPLQNLKVKLDGKLTRKSISGDIEVKYQKFKFGTELSAKTNMEKPGDYEVELEAELMDNNIELKSKRTILDAHKCKLTNSLVLSPGGKYDADAIVTYDVSKNNVNIQLDGDVNLNGKKIKVDTGLEANQQAVNSRAFVKVDGTKYIEFLLKTRKTPNPTGTLSLNLKNYLVATGEYVYQNGKGNGNLNIDIPKINRKVKATGDLAVSGSKHVASLEILYDAEKDPSKRIKLSTISDITKTSVDTKNVLEILSNKLEVNAKGKLQGTINDGHLQVDADMTLPNGRYLVCKVKRTSTKKDGKYDVEVESELVDHVTKGGQSRKLKYNAAAKDLDMQSQTFQGEGTVKLVDFDGKDAQISWTGKNLVQPDKQRETEMDIELAGAKIPNKGRLQVSSSSGEKETGYKVKSSYGDYSLSTTGHLELGNKVDKPSKLQGTLDLKMPSDKLSNLKLEISSNLLEPTEEKDLLECAESIKLTYNNDKTIQMESYLKLLGLSKGLETPSEGKSRLTLSILKFPQLKVDGNYKYNPTEEKKTATMDVNASFGDRKANLQVNNEYRPDVAVVNMKAKCDLQLENLNNVEMDLVYKRHKDENRRTTDIVVTADNAKYTLNSEIQQQGADSLFNVQASSPAGKTEVLSKFQKLGGQEFKGEWKVVTPKGFASADAHVSLESVEDFVISANFDSDKIKHRKIHAEIANKPTAKSGKRIVITITSDGQNIVTGRFHCLCSTNYKKREEDGKIVVEGNGNLKVGDNARTSSFKYTRQQLTHEKDGEVGVAMVLNANFGPSAIVGELKLSNKEVHLFNSYCEQNKDCAHFKLQSILDTEQKTLLKHQITVEVDLKKFNVPAEFGLKTSTEFKAPILDHTTNLYLHSTKDKTEYTYQLFVHPKEAATILTLPAREMAVILSFDLPKTKKTGAYRVDLSVYLDRKNKPTDKTSLTASGDINVDKNAMFLNGETRFTYPTQTKDMVVKGKLHYGGERLLDANVDIDVFAKKNQRIVIVANLQRNELPNGNNMTGLLEVNSHGQQLKLDLKSHLAASTKEIGFGTFFTYNDVHQKPKTLGALFSADLSRIFLLVTLPDKELIKDEWKMQLSKAQQKVDRELSLLGEAPEVTSFEANDLNSFKFLQYSKKNPDNKLSVNGQVVLGQLAEVHADAFKDGAKKNLFHILVHLDEKQFLKPDFGYNKENVAQVLDDAKNRHVEVVKKMKDVQEYVMQQVQAEFGDLVEHLKKAQPNLKPLLEYYKTELNKMKDEVSADETIKEIQATLNKYFGAIVAVVTKTMKDVAEGVEKLQKHLNEILSNLKDSVKEVYPQLKASYDKLFHECMNILDAAAKLANTYLKAVLDLINRHQKELQDLISVVSGITQDFAKIIAKSLEKIKRDLEEFGALLANQLKALPIYEMVKERLEELKNFQLPESVQGPIQDLCNLIKNALPTEELRQLAEAICQYIVKHVKHEKVDDVAEIKKIYSNAVTAVQSTLGLLQKQATLDNVLDLVQIQQPIDFGLLSKFPGIATLRLSVLNVLRNGELPTLSDLYYTYRPTLYPSNILPPFKKSGVVTDGGHFFTFDGRHLTMAGRCMYILAQDMQDGNFSVVANFNNGVLISVTITEPKESITLKNNGNILVNNKPADYPVSTKNLHAYLVQPFANVKSDYGVRVTCTNKAPMICAVHVSGFYLGKLRGLLGDGNNEPYDDYTLPSGKITESATDFGNAYKLKGDCPATTAVEHKDRAPVCTEYFSGQNSPLRSGFNYVSPSEYRVACDHAVAANQPEGPCVIAAAYHYACYAAGLMSTSLPPACMKCKVGANKVDVGDSFSVKVPKKEADVIFVVEQQTPNEKIFKDMVTPLMSELKEELKHHGITDVHVGLIGFSEKMKWPQHYTLDGDTNINGEVKSMKFYDTKPIITLEEAKSSNTEQRLTYLQQRLDVELGTFKLTDAYEEAINYPFRPGAAKVVIGVIANPCEKSPLPISLQQIRLLLGQKTYRDLGLTYHHVSFPKDLLVSGKLQKNIVGYDHDSVYTFADSKKKPLSGNADMKNHLVVPTSDVCADFAVSSGGAAFSSDNFMDAKPNQKKQFIQVAAKRIADGLANLELEKDCSCKDQYGLIGRSRCKIVARREKESHARHTKGGAKG; from the exons AAAAATGCAAAATCGGCTGCCATGGAA TGCACCCAAGCAAGGCGTATCAGGAAGGACACACGTACACGTACAATCTGGAAGGGTTGTCGGTGACGTCCGTCACCGCTGCCCAGGGGGATGCGACCCTAAACCTGGCGGCCACCGTGGAGCTGTCCATTAAGCCAGACTGCGTTCATCAGCTGCGGTTGAAAAACGTCCAGCTTAATGGAGCG CCCCCATCCACACCAGACGTCGAGCAATACGCAGTCCAGTTCAATTATCACGGTGGACACATCGACACAGAGCTCTGCAGCGAACCTGGGGACTCCCAAGCGTCGCTCAACATCAAGAGAGCAGTCGTCTCCATGTTCCAATCGGCCGTTATGCAGGATAGCGGTTCGACCATTCACCACGAG ACGGACGTGATGGGCGCCTGTCCAACGGACTTCACGTTCCACAAGGAGGGTGACTCCCTGATCGTCCGCAAGACCAGGAACCTAGGCCAGTGCGCGTACCGCGAGAGCATCAACCAGGACTTGATATCAGCCAGCACCGACACAGCAGCAGGAATCAAGTCCTCGCCGCTTCTGGCGTCACAACAGGAAGTCGAGCAACGATTCAAGCGTGGCGTCCTGAAGAAGGCGGTGTCTAAGGAAGTGTACAAGCTAAGGCCCTTCAGCAACGGCAACGCCGGTGCGAAAACGGTCGTGGAGACCACCCTGACACTCAAGGACATCAAGTCCGACACCCCGACAGCACCAGTGTCAGAGCCCAAGTCCATCATCTTCGAGGCTCCCCACCCAGTCCTCAAGTCCTCCGCGGACACCATCAGCAAAGCTCTGAAGGCCGCCAAGGAGGAAGTGGCGGGCGGTGTGAAGCCAAACGCAGCTTCTAAATTCGCTGACCTGGTGAAGGTACTCAGGCTGAGCACCAAGAACGACATACTCTCCGTCTACCAGAAGGTCCGCGCCGGGGCTGGCTTCGACAAAGGCGACCAGAAGCTCTTACTGGACGCTCTGTTCCGCGCTGGGAGCGGCGAGGCAGCCGAGGTGGCGGTGGAATTGATCAACAACAAGGAGGTCTCTGGTGTCCAGTCGTTGCTCTTCTACGCCAGCTTGGCTTTAGTTCGACACGTCAACCTACCATCGGTAACGGCTGTCACCTCTCTCCTGGACCAGCCCAACCTGCCCAGACTGGGCTACCTGGGTGTGGGACAAGTCATCGGGAAGTACTGCCAGGACCATCCCTGCGAGAACGTGGCCGAGGTGAAGGAGGCGGTGCACAAGATCCGCGAGAAGGTGGGCAACGGCAAGTCCAAGACCAGGGAGCAGGAGAACCTGATAATCTCGGCCCTCAGGGCGCTGGGGAACACCCAGTTCATGGACGATGCCACTCTGCAGAAGCTGGCGAATATTGGTGCTGACAAGAACGTGAGGAACCGTGTCAGGGTGGCCGCCATCGAGGCTCTGCCCACCAGGTGCTCGATGAAATGGAAGAACGTGATGTTCAAGGTGCTGGGTGACAAGAACGAGGACAGCGAGGTCAGGATCAAGACGTATTTGTCGTTGGTTGCCTGTGCCTGTCCCCACGTGGCCAACAACTTGAAGGAGGTGCTGGACAAAGAGAGCGTGAATCAAGTTGGGTCGTTCATACAGTCCCACCTGAAGAACCTGAGGGCTTCCACCGACCCCAACAAGCAGGACGCTAAGAACCAGCTAGGACTCATCAAGCCGCGCACTAAGTTCCCCGAGGACTTCCGCAAGTTCTCGTTCAACAACGAGCTGTCTTACAAGATCGACGCTTTCGGCCTTGGCTCCAGCGTCGACAGCAACGTCATCTACAGCCAGAACAGCTTCGTGCCCCGCTCAGCGAACTTGAACGTCACCATGGAGCTGTTCGGGCGCAACATGAACTTCCTCGAGCTTAGCAGCCGGGTGGAGAACCTGGACAGAGTGCTGGAGCACTTCTTCGGGCCCAAGGGGAAAGTCTGGGAGTACGATGTGGAGGATATTATGGAAGATGGACCCAGCGCTGCCAGCAAGCTCGGGAAGTATATCAAGGATCGATACGAGAAGTCGGTCCGCGGCAAACGGGAGGTTAAGCAGGGGGAGCTAGACAAATTCGCGAAGAACGTACACTTGAGGGGCAACGAAGTTGATGAGAACCTGGACCTCGACCTGTCCGTCAAGGTGTTCGGCGTGGAGCTCGCCTACTTGAGCTACGAGGGCGATACGGACAAGTTGAATCCCGAGGCGCTCGTCGACAACATCTTCAATAACATTGACAAGGGCTTCAAAATGGCCAAGAACTTGAACTACAACCTAGAGAACTACCTCCAGTTCCTCGACGCTGAACTTATCTATCCAACCAGCTTGGGCAGCGCTCTGACCCTCGGCGTGACCGGCACAAGCGCTGTTCAGGTGAAGACCAACGGTAATCTCGACATCGCCGCCATCTTGAGGGATCCCAAGAACGCGGCGATCCGCGTGGCCCTCGAGCCAAGCGTGTCTGTCACCATCGTGGGCAACATGGTCGTTCGTGGCCTGGGAGCTGAATCCGGCATGAAGATCGTCAGCACTCTTCACACAGCCACCAGTACTGACGTATCCGTGACCGTGTTGAATGGGAAGGGCGTCGACGTGAACTTCGGCATCCCGAAGAAGAAGCACGAGGTGATCAGCGTGAGCAGCGAGGTGCTGCTCAGCAGCGGGCCCAAGGGCCAATACGAGGCACCCAAGTTCGGAAAAGGCAAGGAGCACTCAGACTGCTTCGAACAGTTCTCCAGTATCCTCGGATTGACGGTGTGCGGAGAGTTCTCGTTCCCCTACGAGAATCTGGCCACCATTCAGCAGAAGCCGCTGTTCCCCTTGAGCGGACCAGCCAAGTTCGCGGTCACGGTCGAGAACAACGACGTCACCAGCTACCATTTCAAGGTTCATCTCAACACAGACGATCCCAACAAACGTTCCTTCGAGATTCTGCTTGATACTCCCAACAGCAGGACCAACAGACACGTGTCCATGATTCTGGAGGCAGGTCTGGTGCCCAACATGTACGCCAAAGCGTCTCTGAACTCGCCGATTAAGAAGGCCTCTATAGAAGCAACGCTCAAGAACACCCCTCAAGAACGCACCCTCACGATTCAAGCCCTCCACGATAGGGACGAGTACTACGGTCGTGTTGGCGTGCTGGCCAGTGGCAGCAAGTACAAGCCCGTGTTGGAGTACAAGGTACCCGAGCACGTCGAGAAGCTAGCCACCGCGAAGACGGGTCTCCAGGCGGGCCAACAGTACAGTGTACAGGGCACCGTGGACGTCTCTGACTACGAAGGTGGCCAGAAGTTCGAGCTCGACAAGGTTGCCCTCGTAGTTAGCGGCCAGAAGCTGCTCGTCATCGACGGTTCCCTTATTTGGACGCCGAAGGCCCTCGCCGTGGACACCAATCTGGGCTATGCCGACAAGAATCTAGCCCTCAAGGTGGACGGGAAGAAGCTTGGGGACTGCCACTACGCGCTGACTGTCGAAGCCGTGCCGTCGACCGATGCTAACATCGGGTTCAACCTCAAGTGGGAGTTGAAGAGGGAGGCCAATGAAATGAATCACAAGTTGGTCTTCACCCACGGGCCTGATCTGAATTCCGAGACGAACCGTCTGTCTTTGGAACAAAACGCTGTCTACAAGCTGGACCCCAAGGATCTTCGCTTGTCCACCTCCAACGAGCTCAAGTACCCTTTACAAAACCTGAAGGTGAAGCTGGACGGCAAGCTGACGCGAAAGTCCATCAGCGGCGACATCGAGGTCAAGTACCAGAAGTTCAAGTTCGGCACGGAGCTGTCCGCCAAGACGAACATGGAGAAGCCAGGCGACTACGAAGTCGAGCTGGAGGCCGAACTCATGGACAACAACATCGAGCTCAAGTCCAAGCGCACCATTCTCGACGCCCACAAGTGCAAGCTCACCAACTCCCTTGTGCTGTCGCCAGGCGGTAAGTACGACGCTGACGCAATCGTCACCTACGACGTCAGCAAGAACAACGTGAACATTCAGCTGGACGGTGACGTCAACTTGAACGGGAAGAAGATCAAGGTGGACACTGGCCTGGAGGCCAACCAACAGGCGGTCAATTCTCGCGCCTTCGTCAAGGTTGACGGCACCAAGTACATCGAATTCTTGCTGAAGACCCGCAAAACGCCCAATCCGACCGGCACTCTCAGCCTGAACCTCAAGAACTACCTGGTCGCTACCGGTGAGTACGTTTACCAGAACGGCAAAGGAAATGGAAATCTCAACATCGACATTCCCAAGATCAACCGCAAGGTAAAGGCAACCGGTGATCTGGCCGTGTCCGGGTCCAAGCACGTCGCCAGCCTCGAGATCCTCTACGACGCCGAGAAGGACCCCAGTAAACGCATCAAGCTGTCCACCATCTCTGACATCACGAAAACGTCCGTGGACACGAAGAACGTGCTCGAGATTCTGTCCAACAAGCTGGAGGTGAACGCGAAGGGCAAGCTACAGGGCACCATAAACGATGGTCACCTGCAGGTGGACGCGGACATGACCCTGCCAAACGGACGTTACCTGGTGTGCAAAGTAAAGCGTACTTCCACGAAGAAGGACGGCAAGTACGACGTGGAGGTGGAGAGCGAGCTGGTAGACCACGTGACGAAGGGCGGACAGTCGAGGAAATTGAAATACAACGCTGCCGCCAAGGACCTGGACATGCAATCGCAGACGTTCCAGGGCGAGGGTACCGTGAAGCTGGTAGACTTCGATGGTAAAGACGCGCAGATCTCGTGGACCGGGAAGAACCTGGTGCAACCTGACAAGCAGAGGGAGACTGAGATGGACATCGAGTTGGCTGGAGCAAAGATCCCGAACAAGGGTCGGCTTCAGGTTAGCTCGAGCAGCGGCGAAAAGGAGACGGGGTACAAGGTCAAATCGTCCTACGGCGATTACTCACTGTCG ACTACAGGACACCTGGAGCTTGGCAACAAGGTGGACAAGCCCTCCAAGCTGCAGGGTACTTTGGATCTGAAAATGCCCAGCGACAAGCTCAGCAATTTGAAACTCGAGATCTCCAGTAACCTATTGGAGCCAACCGAGGAGAAGGATCTACTGGAGTGTGCAGAGTCCATAAAGCTGACGTACAACAACGACAAAACGATCCAGATGGAGTCGTACTTGAAACTGCTGGGACTTAGCAAGGGCCTGGAAACACCCAGCGAGGGCAAGAGTAGGCTCACCCTCAGTATCCTCAAGTTCCCCCAGTTGAAGGTGGATGGCAACTACAAGTACAATCCTACGGAGGAGAAGAAGACGGCTACCATGGATGTGAACGCAAGCTTCGGGGACAGGAAGGCCAATCTTCAGGTCAACAATGAATACCGCCCGGACGTAGCTGTTGTGAATATGAAGGCTAAATGCGACCTGCAGCTCGAGAACCTGAACAACGTCGAAATGGACCTCGTTTACAAG AGGCACAAAGACGAGAACAGGCGGACAACAGACATCGTCGTCACCGCTGACAACGCCAAGTACACCCTGAACAGCGAGATCCAGCAGCAGGGCGCGGACAGTCTGTTCAACGTGCAGGCCAGTTCCCCAGCAGGGAAGACAGAAGTGCTCTCCAAGTTCCAGAAGCTGGGTGGACAGGAGTTCAAAG GTGAATGGAAGGTGGTCACGCCCAAGGGATTCGCTAGTGCTGACGCGCACGTTAGCCTGGAGAGCGTTGAGGACTTCGTCATCAGCGCAAACTTCGACAGCGACAAGATCAAGCACCGCAAGATCCACGCCGAAATCGCCAACAAGCCTACCGCCAAGTCAGGCAAGAGGATCGTCATCACTATCACTAGCGACGGCCAGAATATCGTTACTGGAAG ATTCCACTGTCTATGCAGCACGAATTACAAGAAGCGCGAGGAGGACGGGAAGATCGTAGTGGAGGGTAACGGGAACCTCAAGGTCGGCGACAACGCGAGGACCTCCTCGTTCAAGTACACCCGCCAGCAGCTGACACACGAAAAGGACGGCGAGGTCGGCGTGGCGATGGTGCTCAACGCGAATTTCGGGCCCTCCGCCATTGTCGGTGAACTGAAGCTCTCGAACAAGGAGGTTCACCTGTTCAACAGCTACTGCGAGCAGAACAAGGACTGCGCCCACTTCAAACTCCAATCGATACTAGACACTGAAC AGAAAACTTTGCTGAAGCATCAAATAACAGTGGAAGTCGACCTGAAGAAGTTCAACGTGCCAGCTGAATTTGGTCTGAAGACCAGCACTGAGTTCAAGGCTCCAATTCTGGACCACACCACGAACCTCTACCTCCACTCAACGAAAGACAAGACTGAGTACACGTACCAGCTCTTCGTGCATCCCAAAGAAGCAG CTACCATCCTGACCCTGCCAGCTCGCGAGATGGCTGTTATTCTGTCTTTCGATTTGCCAAAGACCAAGAAAACTGGAGCATATAGGGTGGACCTGTCTGTCTATTTGGACAGGAAGAATAAGCCAACCGATAAGACCAGCTTGACAGCTAGTGGAGACATCAATGTTGACAAGAACGCCATGTTCCTCAACGGAGAGACCAGATTCACCTATCCAACGCAGACTAAG GACATGGTAGTGAAAGGAAAGCTCCACTATGGTGGCGAACGCCTGCTGGACGCCAACGTGGACATTGACGTGTTCGCCAAGAAGAACCAGAGGATCGTCATCGTGGCCAACCTCCAGCGCAACGAGCTTCCAAACGGGAACAACATGACTGGTCTACTCGAGGTGAACAGCCATGGCCAGCAGTTGAAGCTCGACCTCAAGTCCCACCTGGCTGCATCCACCAAGGAAATAGGATTCGGCACCTTCTTCACCTACAACGACGTCCATCAGAAACCGAAGACCCTGGGCGCCCTGTTCTCCGCCGACCTCAGCCGTATCTTCCTACTCGTAACTCTGCCTGACAAGGAGCTGATCAAGGACGAATGGAAGATGCAGCTCTCGAAGGCCCAGCAGAAGGTAGACAGGGAACTGTCCCTGCTGGGCGAGGCACCTGAGGTGACGAGCTTCGAGGCCAACGACTTGAATAGCTTCAAGTTCCTCCAGTACTCCAAGA AGAACCCTGACAACAAGCTAAGTGTCAATGGCCAGGTCGTACTCGGTCAGTTGGCCGAGGTCCACGCAGACGCCTTCAAAGATGGCGCCAAGAAGAACCTGTTCCACATCCTGGTCCACCTGGACGAGAAGCAGTTCCTGAAACCCGACTTTGGATACAACAAGGAGAACGTGGCCCAGGTTCTG GATGATGCTAAGAACAGACACGTGGAGGTCGTGAAGAAGATGAAGGATGTGCAGGAGTACGTGATGCAGCAGGTGCAAGCGGAGTTTGGAGACCTGGTGGAGCACCTGAAGAAGGCTCAGCCGAACCTGAAGCCACTTCTGGAATATTACAAGACGGAGCTGAATAAGATGAAGGACGAGGTCAGCGCTGATGAGACTATCAAAGAAATTCAAGCTACTTT GAACAAGTACTTCGGCGCCATAGTCGCTGTAGTCACGAAGACCATGAAGGATGTGGCGGAGGGTGTGGAGAAGCTGCAGAAGCATCTCAACGAGATCCTATCCAACCTGAAGGATTCCGTAAAGGAGGTCTACCCTCAGCTCAAGGCGTCCTACGACAAGTTGTTCCACGAATGCATGAACATCCTCGACGCTGCGGCCAAGCTCGCCAACACTTATCTGAAGGCTGTCCTGGACCTGATTAACCGCCACCAGAAAGAGCTGCAGGACTTGATAAGCGTGGTGTCCGGGATAACCCAGGACTTCGCCAAGATCATCGCGAAGTCTTTGGAGAAGATCAAGCGCGACCTCGAGGAGTTCGGCGCGCTGCTTGCGAACCAGTTGAAGGCCCTACCGATCTACGAGATGGTGAAGGAGAGGCTGGAGGAGCTCAAGAACTTCCAGCTGCCAGAGAGTGTCCAGGGTCCCATCCAGGACCTCTGCAACTTGATCAAGAACGCTCTGCCCACGGAGGAACTTCGCCAGTTGGCCGAGGCCATTTGCCAATACATCGTCAAGCACGTTAAACACGAGAAG GTGGACGACGTGGCCGAAATTAAGAAGATCTACTCCAACGCCGTAACCGCGGTGCAATCCACTCTCGGGCTTCTGCAAAAGCAGGCAACGCTGGACAACGTATTGGACCTCGTCCAAATCCAGCAGCCCATTGATTTCGGCCTTTTGTCTAAGTTCCCAGGCATCGCCACCCTCAGGCTCTCCGTTCTGAACGTGTTGCGCAACGGCGAGCTGCCAACACTCTCGGATCTGTACTACACTTACAG ACCAACCCTCTACCCGAGCAACATCCTGCCGCCGTTCAAAAAATCGGGCGTCGTCACCGACGGAGGACACTTCTTCACGTTCGACGGCCGCCACCTGACGATGGCCGGCAGGTGCATGTACATCCTGGCGCAGGACATGCAGGACGGCAACTTCTCCGTGGTGGCTAACTTTAACAACGGCGTTCTAATCAGCGTCACGATCACGGAGCCCAAGGAGAGCATCACACTCAAGAACAATGGCAAC ATCCTGGTGAATAATAAACCAGCCGATTACCCAGTCAGCACGAAGAATCTGCACGCGTATCTCGTCCAGCCTTTCGCCAATGTCAAGTCCGACTACGGTGTGCGCGTTACGTGCACCAACAAGGCGCCCATGATCTGCGCCGTCCACGTTTCCGGCTTCTACCTCGGCAAACTCCGAGGCCTGCTCGGCGACGGCAACAACGAGCCGTACGACGACTACACTTTGCCCTCTGGAAAG ATCACGGAGAGCGCAACGGACTTCGGAAACGCGTACAAGCTGAAGGGTGACTGTCCAGCTACGACCGCGGTTGAGCACAAAGATCGTGCTCCAGTCTGCACGGAGTACTTCTCTGGCCAGAACTCACCCCTTCG ATCCGGCTTCAATTACGTCAGCCCATCCGAGTATCGTGTTGCTTGCGACCACGCTGTTGCTGCTAACCAACCGGAAGGACCTTGTGTGATTGCTGCAGCCTACCACTATGCTTGCTACGCGGCCGGGCTTATGAGCACCAGTCTTCCACCAGCATGCA TGAAATGTAAAGTGGGCGCGAACAAAGTGGACGTCGGCGACAGTTTCAGCGTCAAGGTGCCAAAGAAGGAGGCTGACGTCATCTTCGTAGTGGAGCAGCAGACACCGAATGAGAAAATCTTCAAGGACATGGTCACGCCGCTGATGTCCGAGCTCAAGGAGGAGTTGAAGCACCATGGAATAAC AGATGTGCACGTCGGTCTGATCGGATTCAGCGAGAAGATGAAGTGGCCGCAGCATTACACCCTCGACGGCGACACGAACATCAACGGCGAGGTGAAGAGCATGAAGTTCTACGATACCAAACCGATCATCACTCTTGAG GAAGCGAAATCGTCTAACACGGAGCAGAGATTGACTTACCTGCAGCAGAGGCTGGACGTCGAGCTGGGAACATTCAAGCTGACCGACGCCTACGAGGAAGCCATCAACTATCCGTTCAGACCTGGCGCGGCGAAGGTTGTGATCGGTGTGATCGCCAACCCCTGCGAGAAGAGCCCGCTTCCAATCTCT CTGCAGCAAATAAGACTTCTGCTGGGACAGAAGACTTACCGCGACCTGGGACTCACCTACCACCACGTGTCCTTCCCCAAAGACCTCCTCGTATCCGGCAAGCTGCAGAAGAATATCGTCGGCTACGATCACGACAGCGTGTACACGTTCGCCGACAGCAAGAAGAAGCCTCTCAGCGGAAACGCCGACATGAAGAACCACCTCGTCGTGCCGACCAGCGACGTCTGCGCTGACTTCGCGGTTTCC TCGGGTGGCGCAGCGTTCAGCTCGGACAACTTCATGGACGCCAAGCCGAACCAGAAGAAGCAATTCATCCAAGTGGCCGCCAAGAGGATCGCCGACGGGCTGGCCAATCTCGAGCTGGAGAAAGATTGCTCGTGCAAAGATCAGTACGGCCTCATCGGGCGTTCTCGATGCAAGATCGTTGCGCGCAGAGAGAAGGAATCGCATGCG AGACACACCAAGGGAGGAGCGAAGGGCTAA